A region of Allocoleopsis franciscana PCC 7113 DNA encodes the following proteins:
- a CDS encoding SpoIIE family protein phosphatase — protein sequence MKNHVFPYVAASLTAASILALTWVINHSEQDRFHQRNRADVLNQLSAVRARLEGKLNQRLFLSRGLVAYISTINPDIDREKFDNLSKVIVAQQTGIRGVALYKNTVVTYMYPLAGWEKAIGFDPMTIPAEREAIKRAIRTKQSIFAGPINLVPTGVGFVSRTPIFLTPPNAAAESGRFWGMVGIIIDRDTLFKEAGLIDSQANLQYAIRGKDGLGVAGEVFFGDGKIFQQQPETSEVTLPNGSWQLAAVPIGGWPKSAPTSQWFWLGGGLLAFLAGGLVFILVSAPAQLRKAVERATAALRESEEALLQANADLQRLDKLKDEFLANTSHELRTPLNGIIGIAESLMDGVTGSLPPATRFNLSLIVSSGRRLATLVNDILDFSKLKHETIELQLKPVEMRSLAEVVLTLCQPLIGQKNLQLINHISPDLPAVSADENRMQQILHNLVGNAIKFTDSGTVEISAELIGQGNPNPQMAITISDTGIGIPEDKYDRIFESFEQADGTTARQYGGTGLGLAITKTLVELHGGKIGVESTVGVGSRFTFTLPLAEQLSAKPEEGLKVGKLRIESSPELNVESSSQPAHLPPTNLQPVIFDGSKINILIVDDEPVNRQVFANYLALHNYGINQASNGLEALALLERGLKPDLVLLDVMMPRLTGYEVTRKIRETWQANELPVLLLSAKNQVSDLVVGLEVGANDYLTKPISKDELLARIKTHLNIQKLKAENLRLAAELDITRQLQQMLLPRERELGTIAGLDIAGFMEPAEEVGGDYYDVLKYNGSLKIGIGDVTGHGLESGVLMIMVQTAVRTLLCNNETDPTQFLSTVNRTIYDNVQRMNSDKNLSLSLLDYQQGQLCLSGQHEEMIVVRADGSLERVDTIDLGFPIGLEEDIADFISHTQVQLHPGDVVVLYTDGITEAENLGGEQYGIERLCAVVRDNRQQNAEQIKQIVLENVRSHIGKQKVYDDITLLVLKQK from the coding sequence ATGAAAAATCATGTTTTTCCCTATGTCGCTGCTTCATTAACCGCCGCGAGCATTCTGGCCTTGACTTGGGTAATTAATCACTCAGAACAAGACCGCTTTCACCAGCGTAATCGCGCCGATGTCCTCAATCAACTGAGTGCCGTAAGAGCTCGTCTCGAAGGCAAGTTAAATCAGCGACTTTTTCTGTCACGGGGTTTAGTCGCTTACATCTCTACCATCAATCCGGACATTGACCGTGAAAAATTTGACAACCTGTCCAAAGTCATCGTGGCACAGCAAACGGGTATCCGTGGCGTAGCCCTGTATAAAAATACAGTCGTTACTTATATGTATCCTTTAGCGGGCTGGGAAAAAGCGATCGGGTTTGACCCGATGACGATTCCAGCCGAACGAGAAGCCATTAAACGGGCAATTAGAACCAAACAAAGTATATTTGCCGGACCCATTAACCTAGTGCCGACGGGTGTGGGATTCGTGAGTCGTACTCCCATTTTTCTGACTCCCCCCAATGCGGCAGCCGAAAGTGGTCGATTTTGGGGAATGGTGGGCATCATCATCGACCGGGATACTTTGTTTAAAGAGGCAGGGTTGATCGATTCTCAGGCCAACCTCCAATATGCGATCCGAGGCAAAGATGGATTAGGAGTGGCTGGAGAAGTCTTTTTCGGGGATGGCAAAATTTTTCAGCAACAGCCAGAAACATCCGAGGTGACTCTACCCAATGGTTCATGGCAGTTAGCTGCCGTTCCAATCGGCGGATGGCCGAAAAGTGCCCCCACCTCCCAGTGGTTTTGGTTAGGGGGTGGGTTGCTGGCGTTCTTGGCGGGAGGCTTGGTGTTCATTTTAGTCAGTGCTCCGGCGCAATTGCGAAAAGCTGTGGAACGAGCAACCGCTGCACTCAGGGAGAGTGAGGAAGCGCTGTTGCAGGCGAATGCTGACTTGCAACGCTTGGACAAACTCAAAGATGAGTTTTTAGCGAATACATCTCATGAACTGCGTACTCCCCTGAATGGGATTATTGGCATCGCTGAGTCCCTAATGGATGGGGTTACAGGCTCACTGCCACCAGCCACTCGTTTCAATCTCAGCCTCATCGTTTCCAGTGGTCGGCGTCTTGCGACCTTGGTCAATGATATTCTGGATTTTTCTAAACTGAAGCACGAAACCATTGAGTTGCAACTCAAGCCAGTGGAAATGCGATCGCTGGCAGAAGTTGTTCTGACGCTCTGCCAGCCGCTGATTGGACAAAAAAATTTGCAGTTAATTAATCATATTTCCCCAGATCTGCCAGCGGTGAGTGCGGATGAAAATCGTATGCAACAAATTCTGCATAACTTAGTCGGTAATGCAATTAAATTTACCGACAGTGGCACGGTGGAAATTTCAGCCGAATTAATAGGGCAAGGAAATCCTAATCCCCAAATGGCGATTACTATCTCTGATACAGGAATCGGCATTCCTGAGGATAAATATGACCGCATTTTTGAATCCTTTGAACAAGCCGATGGAACAACTGCCCGTCAGTACGGCGGTACGGGGTTAGGGTTAGCAATTACCAAAACTTTGGTGGAATTACATGGGGGAAAAATTGGGGTTGAATCTACTGTTGGAGTTGGGTCACGGTTTACGTTTACCCTCCCTTTAGCAGAACAGTTGAGTGCCAAACCAGAGGAAGGATTGAAGGTTGGCAAACTGAGAATTGAAAGTTCCCCAGAGTTGAACGTTGAGAGTTCCTCACAGCCTGCTCATTTGCCACCGACTAACCTGCAACCTGTAATTTTTGATGGCTCGAAGATTAACATCCTAATTGTAGATGACGAACCTGTGAATCGTCAGGTATTTGCTAATTATTTAGCTTTGCACAATTATGGCATCAACCAAGCCAGCAACGGTCTAGAAGCTTTAGCTTTGCTTGAAAGGGGTTTGAAACCAGATTTGGTTTTACTCGATGTGATGATGCCACGATTGACGGGTTATGAAGTCACGCGGAAAATTCGTGAAACTTGGCAAGCGAATGAATTACCAGTTTTGCTCCTGAGTGCCAAAAATCAAGTGTCAGACTTGGTCGTTGGATTAGAGGTGGGGGCAAATGATTATTTAACTAAACCGATTTCTAAAGATGAACTTCTAGCTCGGATAAAAACCCACTTAAATATCCAAAAACTTAAAGCGGAAAATCTACGTCTGGCGGCTGAATTGGACATCACACGCCAACTTCAGCAAATGCTATTACCCAGAGAACGGGAACTGGGAACCATTGCTGGCTTAGACATTGCTGGCTTTATGGAACCTGCCGAGGAGGTTGGGGGTGACTACTATGACGTACTCAAGTACAATGGCAGCCTTAAAATTGGCATCGGAGATGTGACCGGACATGGTTTGGAAAGTGGAGTATTAATGATTATGGTGCAAACGGCTGTAAGGACTTTGTTGTGCAACAACGAAACCGACCCAACTCAATTCTTAAGCACTGTGAACCGGACGATTTATGATAACGTACAGCGGATGAATTCTGATAAAAACCTCAGCCTTTCCTTACTGGATTACCAACAGGGTCAATTATGTTTAAGCGGACAGCATGAAGAGATGATTGTGGTGCGTGCTGACGGCTCTTTGGAGCGGGTCGATACAATTGATTTAGGTTTTCCCATTGGTCTGGAGGAAGACATTGCTGATTTCATATCCCACACTCAGGTGCAACTTCACCCAGGAGATGTGGTTGTCCTCTATACTGACGGGATTACGGAAGCGGAGAATTTAGGGGGAGAACAATACGGAATTGAAAGACTGTGTGCAGTAGTTAGAGATAATAGGCAACAAAATGCTGAACAAATCAAGCAGATAGTGCTAGAGAATGTGCGCTCACATATCGGTAAACAAAAAGTTTATGATGACATCACTTTGCTGGTACTTAAACAAAAGTAG
- a CDS encoding DUF6272 family protein, producing MTKIDMTQIFGDFTDTLPDGQEGLTMVFSPTSVPLKQRWRNNGLSADFMADYFATFFPGSEEANCETVTQEQVKSAVSFIANELLENAMKFNDESLPQPISIRLQMDSHRLVFLATNSVHPQRAKQFQQFIQELTTSDPSELYLCHLEKDPEDTNENLSGLGLLTMINDYQAKLGWKFEMVDQNPDEIAVTTMVQLTV from the coding sequence ATGACCAAAATCGATATGACCCAGATATTTGGTGATTTTACTGACACTCTGCCCGACGGTCAGGAAGGTCTGACCATGGTATTTTCGCCAACCTCTGTCCCACTTAAGCAGCGTTGGCGCAATAATGGTTTATCTGCGGATTTTATGGCAGATTATTTTGCCACCTTTTTTCCTGGTAGTGAGGAGGCTAACTGCGAAACGGTCACCCAAGAGCAGGTTAAAAGCGCCGTTAGTTTTATCGCCAATGAGTTATTAGAAAATGCCATGAAGTTTAATGACGAATCATTACCACAACCGATCAGTATTAGACTTCAAATGGATAGCCATAGACTGGTTTTCCTGGCAACTAATAGTGTCCATCCCCAAAGAGCCAAACAATTCCAGCAATTCATTCAAGAGTTAACGACCTCAGACCCTAGCGAGTTATACCTTTGTCATCTGGAAAAAGATCCGGAAGACACCAATGAAAATCTCTCTGGGTTAGGCTTGTTAACGATGATTAATGATTATCAGGCTAAGCTTGGCTGGAAGTTTGAGATGGTTGATCAAAATCCGGATGAAATCGCCGTGACTACAATGGTGCAGTTAACAGTATAG
- a CDS encoding slr1659 superfamily regulator: protein MEIQSKDYSIFYDSVTTTISCQGSLRLNGMEEYASIVKLLNDVADHDPPTLTLNLRNLEFLNSSGINVISKFVIKIRQKGTIQMLVLGSKSIPWQGKSLKNLQRLMPKLQLELE from the coding sequence ATGGAGATTCAGTCTAAAGATTACAGCATCTTTTACGACTCAGTGACCACAACAATTAGCTGCCAGGGTTCGCTTCGTCTCAATGGAATGGAAGAGTATGCATCTATCGTCAAGTTACTCAATGATGTAGCTGATCATGACCCACCGACGTTGACCTTGAACTTACGAAATTTAGAATTTCTCAACAGTTCAGGAATTAATGTAATCTCAAAATTCGTGATTAAAATACGTCAGAAAGGAACGATTCAAATGCTTGTTCTAGGCTCTAAGAGCATTCCTTGGCAAGGGAAGTCGTTAAAGAATTTGCAACGTTTGATGCCAAAATTACAACTGGAATTAGAATGA
- a CDS encoding adenylate/guanylate cyclase domain-containing protein, whose protein sequence is MAMQAEQLSSEQLLLEIERLRQELEAVKRDKLDLEILLETTTIHADAIEVMLHQSNQQLQAEIAERQRAEAALQACAIELQSFLDALARDKADLEVLLETTTEHGDTVEDWLYNQAEEAVVNGEKRLAQFLDAVPVGVFVLDATGKPYYANKMAQQILGQESKPGTSAPNLPELSQIYVAGTNELYPCELRPILRALRGESGTIDDMEIRQGDKVIPLEVWANPIFDKKGRVEYAIAAFQDITDRKKAEAERRKFTSELFQLNHAFSRFVPRQFLQFLNKDSIVDVQLGDHVQKEMSVLFADIRDFTTLSESMTPEENFTFINAYLSRMEPAIVLNQGLIDKYIGDGIMALFSKGADNALKAAISMLQRLAEYNQGRAKAGYMPIQIGIGINTGSLMLGTVGGYSRMDSTVISDAVNLASRIEGLTKDYRVSLLISHHTFSQLQDANQYAFRLIDRVKVKGKLAAVSVYEIFDADPPKIRDAKLATKTAFEEALLLYNLHSFKSASQLFEECLHLNPEDTVAQIYLERCQRMDSTLRSNPRA, encoded by the coding sequence ATGGCGATGCAGGCAGAACAACTATCATCAGAACAGTTACTTCTAGAAATAGAAAGACTACGCCAAGAACTAGAAGCCGTAAAGCGGGACAAGCTCGATCTGGAAATTTTACTGGAGACGACGACGATTCATGCTGATGCAATCGAAGTTATGTTGCATCAGTCCAATCAACAACTCCAAGCTGAAATTGCTGAACGTCAACGTGCCGAAGCGGCTCTCCAAGCTTGTGCCATAGAACTTCAGTCTTTTTTAGACGCTTTAGCTAGGGACAAAGCAGATCTAGAAGTATTGTTAGAAACAACAACAGAACACGGCGATACGGTAGAAGATTGGTTGTACAACCAGGCAGAGGAGGCGGTAGTCAACGGAGAGAAGAGGCTGGCTCAATTTTTGGATGCTGTGCCGGTCGGGGTGTTCGTCCTGGATGCCACTGGGAAACCCTACTACGCCAATAAAATGGCACAGCAAATCCTGGGACAAGAGAGTAAACCGGGAACCAGCGCCCCTAACTTGCCAGAACTCAGTCAAATCTATGTTGCGGGAACCAATGAGTTGTACCCATGCGAACTCCGACCAATTTTACGGGCATTAAGGGGTGAAAGCGGAACGATTGATGATATGGAAATCCGCCAAGGGGACAAGGTTATCCCCCTAGAAGTGTGGGCGAATCCAATCTTTGATAAAAAGGGCAGAGTTGAGTATGCGATCGCCGCGTTTCAAGACATCACCGATCGCAAAAAAGCCGAAGCCGAACGGAGAAAATTCACTTCAGAACTGTTTCAACTCAACCATGCATTCTCCCGCTTTGTCCCGCGCCAATTTCTTCAGTTTTTAAATAAAGACAGCATTGTCGATGTCCAGTTAGGTGACCACGTACAAAAGGAAATGTCGGTGTTATTCGCAGATATTCGCGACTTTACCACCCTCTCCGAAAGTATGACTCCAGAAGAAAATTTTACATTTATTAATGCTTATTTAAGTCGCATGGAACCTGCGATTGTTCTAAATCAGGGACTTATTGATAAATATATCGGCGATGGGATTATGGCACTGTTTAGTAAAGGTGCTGATAACGCCCTGAAAGCGGCGATTTCTATGCTGCAACGTCTGGCTGAATATAATCAAGGCCGTGCTAAAGCTGGCTACATGCCCATTCAGATTGGCATTGGTATCAATACAGGGTCACTCATGTTAGGCACGGTGGGGGGATACTCCCGGATGGACAGTACAGTGATTAGTGATGCAGTTAACTTAGCTTCTCGGATTGAAGGATTGACAAAAGATTATCGGGTATCATTATTAATTTCTCACCATACTTTTTCACAATTGCAGGATGCAAATCAATATGCTTTTCGCCTCATTGATCGAGTGAAAGTTAAGGGGAAATTAGCAGCAGTGAGTGTCTATGAAATCTTTGATGCCGATCCGCCGAAAATTCGAGACGCTAAGTTAGCGACCAAAACCGCCTTTGAAGAAGCCTTGTTGCTCTATAATCTCCATTCTTTCAAAAGTGCGTCACAACTGTTTGAAGAATGTCTGCACCTTAACCCAGAGGATACTGTCGCACAAATTTATCTAGAACGCTGTCAAAGAATGGACAGTACGTTAAGGTCTAACCCAAGAGCGTGA
- the rpmI gene encoding 50S ribosomal protein L35 gives MPKLKTRRAAAKRFRATGSGKIVRRKAFKNHMLEHKNSSRRRRLSQKALVHERDAENVHLMLPYL, from the coding sequence ATGCCGAAACTAAAAACGCGCCGAGCAGCGGCAAAACGTTTTAGAGCTACTGGTAGTGGCAAAATTGTACGCCGCAAAGCGTTTAAAAACCACATGCTAGAACACAAGAACTCATCTCGGAGGCGGCGTCTGTCTCAGAAAGCACTGGTCCATGAACGCGACGCTGAAAACGTGCATTTGATGCTTCCCTATTTGTAG
- the rplT gene encoding 50S ribosomal protein L20 produces MTRVKRGNVARKRRKKILKLAKGFRGSHSTLFRTANQQVMKALRNAYRDRKKRKRDFRRLWITRINAAARMNGVSYSQLMGLMKKANIQLNRKMLAQLAVLDPTSFNQVVELANQAGK; encoded by the coding sequence ATGACACGGGTAAAACGCGGTAACGTCGCTCGGAAACGACGCAAAAAAATTCTGAAGCTGGCTAAAGGGTTCCGGGGTTCTCACTCCACGCTGTTTCGCACGGCTAATCAACAGGTGATGAAGGCGCTACGGAACGCCTATCGCGATCGCAAAAAGCGCAAGCGTGATTTCCGTCGCCTGTGGATTACTCGTATTAACGCCGCAGCGAGAATGAATGGCGTAAGCTACAGCCAACTGATGGGTTTGATGAAAAAAGCCAACATTCAGCTCAACCGCAAGATGCTGGCTCAATTAGCTGTACTCGATCCAACCAGCTTTAATCAAGTGGTGGAATTGGCGAATCAAGCTGGAAAATGA
- a CDS encoding transporter substrate-binding domain-containing protein has translation MGFNRKFFSFSFVVAWVTLSLVTPASVFSAELNEIQQRGELIVAVKDNLRPLGFRDVSGNLQGLEIDIAKRLAEELLGKPDAVVLQPVKNTDRLNRVLEGKVDLVIARVTATESRSRLVDFSRPYYLDGTGFVTKNASIRQLKDLTPKAIAVINGSSTIPVVKHNLPTAKLVGVDSYEQARALLEKGGADAFAGDNSVLTGWVQEYPQYRMLPARLSAQALCVVMPKGLQYAKLYQRVNEAIARWQESGWLAERIATWGLP, from the coding sequence ATGGGGTTTAACCGCAAGTTCTTCAGTTTTAGTTTTGTCGTGGCATGGGTGACGCTGTCTTTGGTGACACCTGCATCAGTTTTTAGTGCTGAGCTCAACGAGATTCAGCAGCGGGGTGAGTTAATTGTTGCCGTAAAAGACAATCTGCGCCCCTTGGGTTTCCGTGACGTATCGGGGAATTTGCAAGGGCTGGAAATTGATATTGCCAAACGTCTAGCTGAAGAACTGTTGGGAAAACCAGATGCTGTGGTTTTGCAGCCGGTGAAAAATACGGATCGGCTCAATAGGGTATTAGAAGGTAAGGTGGATCTGGTGATCGCCAGAGTGACGGCAACCGAGTCCCGTTCTCGATTAGTAGACTTTAGTAGGCCGTATTACTTAGATGGTACGGGATTTGTGACAAAGAATGCTTCAATCCGTCAGTTAAAGGATCTAACCCCAAAGGCGATCGCGGTTATTAATGGCTCTAGTACAATTCCGGTTGTGAAGCATAACTTACCCACCGCGAAACTGGTAGGGGTAGATTCCTATGAACAGGCGCGAGCACTTTTGGAAAAGGGAGGTGCTGATGCCTTTGCGGGTGATAATAGTGTCCTGACGGGCTGGGTTCAGGAATATCCTCAGTATCGGATGCTGCCAGCGCGGCTTTCGGCTCAAGCTTTGTGTGTCGTGATGCCGAAGGGGTTGCAGTACGCCAAACTGTACCAACGGGTGAATGAAGCGATCGCTCGTTGGCAAGAGTCGGGTTGGCTAGCCGAACGCATTGCCACTTGGGGTTTACCATAA
- a CDS encoding tetratricopeptide repeat protein, producing the protein MENSLPIVYLFTLLVLLGAAGWAIVRQVLKTRKIETALSRLEKKLKKERGTVQEYYELGSIYADKKMFAQSIGLFQKALKGVDVEEENLAPVHNALGFSYFAQEQYDIAIREYKEAIKLDPGYVTALNNLGHVYERKKLTAQALQTYEEALKYEPDNATAKRRAESLRKRLVPSS; encoded by the coding sequence ATGGAGAATTCACTTCCAATTGTTTATTTGTTTACATTACTAGTGCTGCTGGGCGCGGCTGGATGGGCAATTGTTCGGCAAGTCCTCAAAACTCGTAAAATCGAAACCGCTCTTTCACGGCTAGAAAAAAAGCTCAAGAAAGAACGAGGAACCGTTCAAGAGTATTACGAGTTAGGCAGCATCTATGCTGATAAGAAAATGTTTGCCCAATCGATCGGTTTGTTCCAAAAAGCACTCAAAGGTGTAGATGTTGAGGAAGAAAACCTTGCCCCTGTACATAATGCTCTAGGCTTTTCCTACTTTGCACAAGAACAATATGATATTGCCATTCGCGAGTACAAAGAGGCGATCAAGTTAGATCCCGGATATGTTACAGCACTTAACAATTTGGGTCATGTTTATGAGCGTAAGAAGTTAACTGCTCAAGCCTTACAAACTTACGAAGAAGCATTGAAGTATGAACCCGATAATGCAACGGCGAAGCGTCGAGCTGAGTCACTGCGTAAGCGGCTTGTACCTTCATCTTAA
- a CDS encoding DUF5673 domain-containing protein, which yields MFAKKAAWKNLFAIALIFLLLIGIIFALLFLSQPWQDFSFSGIFLLFSVILWINILTWSRRRKRAGSLLWNLGRPSTYRIMLIVSLLFVISATLQTIVFFGLLRKGFAGSYHLPEYYISQVVLYWTTAFYFYWAGLSRLQLRENGIYFKFGLIEWGQIASYTWEGKQGNTLTVWLKQPIPLFDTRSWAIPVIHKTAIERIINQYLLGDAMKTRNSI from the coding sequence ATGTTCGCTAAAAAAGCGGCCTGGAAAAATTTGTTCGCGATCGCTTTGATTTTCTTACTGCTGATTGGGATTATATTTGCCCTGCTTTTTCTCTCCCAACCCTGGCAAGATTTTTCCTTTTCAGGCATATTTTTGCTTTTTTCAGTGATTCTCTGGATCAATATCCTCACTTGGTCGCGACGTAGGAAACGGGCAGGCTCTCTTTTATGGAATTTAGGGCGACCCTCAACTTACAGGATTATGTTGATTGTGAGTCTCCTTTTCGTAATCAGTGCTACTCTGCAAACGATTGTCTTTTTCGGCTTATTGAGAAAAGGATTTGCTGGCAGTTATCACCTGCCAGAATACTATATCTCTCAGGTCGTTTTATACTGGACTACAGCTTTTTATTTTTATTGGGCTGGGTTAAGTCGTTTGCAACTGCGAGAAAATGGCATTTATTTTAAGTTCGGATTAATTGAGTGGGGACAAATTGCCTCCTACACATGGGAGGGAAAACAAGGAAATACCTTAACCGTTTGGCTTAAACAACCTATTCCCTTATTTGATACTCGGAGTTGGGCAATTCCTGTTATTCACAAAACGGCGATCGAACGCATTATCAATCAATACTTATTGGGTGATGCGATGAAGACGAGAAACTCTATCTAA
- the purH gene encoding bifunctional phosphoribosylaminoimidazolecarboxamide formyltransferase/IMP cyclohydrolase, whose amino-acid sequence MGRLALLSVSDKTGLIDFARQLVEEFEFDLISSGGTAKALQEAGLPVTKVSDYTGSPEILGGRVKTLHPRIHGGILGRPDLPQDRAEMETHQIRPIDLVVVNLYPFEQTIARPNVTESEAIEQIDIGGPAMLRAAAKNFANLTVLCNPGNYNDYLRELRQNGGEAPLNFRRVCAQKAFGHTAAYDRAIATYLSDDSLQATSPGQPLLPAQFLLSGQQLQSLRYGENPHQSAAWYQVGAVPTGFSGASILQGKELSYNNLVDLEAARRIIAEFPDTPAAAILKHTNPCGVAVGTTLVEAYQKAFQADSVSAFGGIVALNQPIDAPTATELTKTFLECVVAPACDEAAQEILAAKAKVRVLILPDLHKGPQQTVKVIAGGFLVQASDDVVETPESWQVVTERQPTPEQLAELLFSWKVCKHVKSNAIVVTRDQATLGVGAGQMNRVGGVKIALEQAGEKAQGATLASDGFFPFDDSVRTAAAAGIVAIVQPGGSLRDKDSIQAANELGLIMVLTGVRHFLH is encoded by the coding sequence ATGGGACGTTTGGCACTGCTGAGTGTGTCGGATAAAACTGGGCTAATCGACTTTGCCCGTCAACTGGTTGAGGAATTTGAGTTTGATTTAATCAGCAGTGGCGGAACGGCAAAGGCGCTGCAAGAGGCAGGGTTGCCCGTCACCAAAGTTTCAGATTACACGGGTTCCCCTGAGATTTTAGGTGGAAGAGTCAAGACGCTGCACCCTCGGATTCATGGCGGCATTCTGGGGCGTCCGGACTTGCCACAGGATCGGGCGGAGATGGAGACACACCAAATTCGTCCCATCGATTTGGTGGTGGTGAATTTATATCCCTTTGAACAAACGATCGCACGCCCGAATGTCACTGAATCTGAAGCGATCGAGCAGATTGACATCGGTGGCCCTGCCATGCTAAGAGCAGCGGCGAAGAACTTCGCGAATCTGACGGTGTTGTGCAATCCAGGGAACTATAACGACTACCTGCGGGAGTTGCGACAAAATGGGGGAGAAGCCCCGTTGAATTTCAGGAGAGTCTGCGCCCAAAAGGCATTTGGGCATACGGCTGCTTATGATCGTGCGATCGCCACTTACCTCAGTGACGACTCTCTACAAGCCACGAGTCCCGGACAACCATTACTTCCTGCCCAATTTCTCCTCTCAGGACAGCAACTTCAATCCCTGCGTTACGGAGAAAATCCTCATCAATCAGCCGCTTGGTATCAAGTTGGGGCTGTACCAACCGGGTTTTCCGGAGCAAGTATTCTCCAAGGCAAAGAGCTCAGTTACAACAACTTGGTGGATTTAGAAGCCGCACGGCGGATTATTGCCGAATTTCCCGATACCCCAGCCGCAGCCATTCTCAAACATACCAATCCCTGTGGTGTGGCGGTAGGCACAACGTTGGTAGAAGCGTATCAAAAAGCCTTTCAAGCGGATTCCGTTTCGGCGTTTGGGGGAATTGTTGCGTTAAATCAACCCATTGATGCACCCACCGCCACGGAACTAACCAAGACCTTTTTAGAATGTGTTGTGGCACCCGCTTGTGATGAAGCAGCCCAAGAAATTTTAGCCGCTAAAGCCAAGGTGCGTGTTTTAATCTTGCCCGATTTACACAAGGGACCGCAGCAAACCGTAAAAGTGATTGCAGGTGGTTTTTTGGTGCAAGCGTCTGATGATGTGGTGGAGACGCCAGAGAGTTGGCAAGTGGTAACAGAACGGCAACCCACCCCTGAACAATTGGCAGAATTACTATTTTCTTGGAAAGTTTGTAAGCATGTCAAATCCAATGCGATTGTTGTTACACGCGATCAGGCTACCTTAGGGGTTGGTGCCGGTCAAATGAATCGCGTGGGGGGGGTGAAAATTGCCTTAGAACAAGCTGGGGAAAAAGCCCAAGGTGCTACTTTGGCGAGTGATGGGTTCTTCCCCTTTGATGATTCGGTACGAACGGCGGCAGCGGCGGGTATTGTGGCGATAGTTCAACCAGGTGGTAGCTTGCGGGACAAAGATTCGATTCAAGCGGCGAATGAACTGGGTTTAATAATGGTGCTTACTGGCGTTCGTCACTTCTTGCATTGA
- the psaJ gene encoding photosystem I reaction center subunit IX codes for MDGLPRFLSSAPVLIMLLLSVTAGILIEFNRFFPDLLFHPMS; via the coding sequence ATGGACGGTTTACCGAGATTTCTTTCAAGTGCGCCCGTGTTAATCATGCTTTTGTTATCGGTTACAGCGGGAATTTTGATCGAATTTAATCGCTTTTTTCCAGACCTACTTTTCCATCCCATGTCCTAA
- a CDS encoding photosystem I reaction centre subunit III encodes MRRLLALIFAISLWFSFITPASAEVSGLVPCKESKAFQQRAKSAKNTTDDPNSGKNRFERYSEAYCGPEGLPHLIVDGRLNRAGDFLIPSILFLYIAGWIGWVGRAYLQSIKKEANPEEKEIIIDVPKAISFMLSGFTWPLAALGELTTGKLTAKDEEIPVSPR; translated from the coding sequence ATGCGACGATTGTTGGCTCTAATTTTTGCCATTTCTCTGTGGTTTAGTTTCATCACTCCAGCCTCTGCCGAGGTATCTGGACTCGTTCCTTGTAAGGAATCTAAGGCGTTTCAGCAACGGGCTAAATCTGCCAAGAATACCACCGACGACCCCAATTCTGGAAAAAATCGGTTTGAGCGTTATTCTGAAGCTTACTGTGGCCCTGAGGGGTTACCCCACCTGATTGTAGATGGTCGCTTAAACCGGGCTGGTGACTTTCTAATTCCTAGCATCCTATTTCTCTATATAGCCGGTTGGATTGGTTGGGTTGGTCGTGCCTACTTACAATCCATTAAAAAGGAAGCAAACCCCGAAGAAAAAGAAATTATCATCGATGTGCCCAAGGCAATCAGCTTCATGCTATCCGGTTTCACATGGCCTCTGGCAGCCCTTGGGGAATTAACAACAGGTAAATTAACGGCTAAGGACGAAGAGATTCCTGTCTCACCCCGCTAA